The Bradyrhizobium diazoefficiens genome contains the following window.
CGCCGCGCTCGGTGATGAGGCCGGTGACGAGCCGCGCCGGAGTCACGTCGAACGCATAGTTTGCGACCGGCGAGCCCTCCGGCACGATGCGCACCGTCTCCAATCGGCCATCCGCGGTGCGGCCGGTCATGTCCGTGACCTCCGTTCCGCTGCGTTGCTCGATCGGAATGTCTTTGATGCCGTCATTGACCGCAAAATCGATGGTCGGCGACGGCAAGGCGACGTAGAACGGCACGCTGTTGTCGTATGCGGCGAGCGCCTTCAAATACGTGCCGATCTTGTTGCAGACGTCGCCATTGGCAGCCACGCGGTCGGTGCCGACGATGGCGAGATCGACCATGCCGTGCTGCATCAGATGCCCGCCGGTATTGTCCGGGATCACGGTGTGCGGCACGCCGTGATGGCCGAGCTCCCACGCGGTCAGCGAAGCGCCCTGATTGCGCGGGCGGGTCTCATCGACCCAGACATGGATCTTGATGCCGCGCTCGTGCGCAAGATAGATCGGCGCAGTCGCTGTGCCCCAATCGACGGTAGCGAGCCAGCCGGCATTGCAATGGGTCAGCACGTTGACCGTTTCGCCGGGCTTCTTCCTGGCCAAGATCGCCTCGATCAGCGGCAAGCCGCTGGCAGCGATGCCGCGGTTGATCTCGACGTCCTGCTCGACGATTTCGTCGGCGCGGACATACGCCGCCTCCGCCCTTTCGACCGGATCGATCGGCACGAGCGCCGCGCGCATCTCGTCTAGGGCCCATTTCAAGTTGATCGCGGTCGGCCGCGTTACAATCAAGGTCTCGTACGCGCGTCTCAGGCCGCCGTCGGAGGGATCCGCACGCATCGCGAGCGCCATGCCATAGGCCGCGGTCGCGCCGATCAGCGGCGCGCCGCGCACCAGCATGTCGCGGATCGCAACGGCGGCGTCATAACAAGAGCCCAACTGCTCGACGACGAATTCGTGCGGCAACCTACGCTGGTCGATCGCGCCGACCGACCAGCCGTCGCGCTCGCGCCAGATGCTGCGGAAATGCTTGCCGTCGACCTTCATGGCATTCTGCCTTTCGTATCACGCCCGCAGGATGCGCCCGGCGACCGCATCGAGCTTCTTCAGAAGCTCGGGATCGCGCGCGTCGGGCGCGGTGATCAACGCGGTGTCGAGCGCGCGATCCGAACCGATCGGACACGGCTCGTGCTCGCGCGGGAAATCCTTGGCCAGCCGCGCCACCAGCGCCTTCGCCTTGTCGGCATTCGAGGTCAGCACGCGGATGATGTCCTGCACGGTGACGGCATCATGATCGGGATGCCAGCAGTCGAAATCCGTCACCATAGCGACCGTGGCGTAACACATCTCCGCCTCGCGGGCGAGTTTTGCCTCCGGCATGTTGGTCATGCCGATCACGGAATAGCCCAGCGTCTTGTAGGTCATGCTCTCCGCATAGGTGGAGAATTGCGGGCCCTCCATGCAGACATAGGTGCCCCCCCGCGCAATCGCGAGGCCCTCGGCTTCCGCCGCTGCCGCAAGATGAATACGCAGCCGCGGCGAGACCGGATGAGCCATCGACACGTGTGCGACGCAGCCCTTGCCGAAGAACGAGCTCTCGCGCTTGTGCGTACGGTCGACGAACTGGTCGACGAGAACGAAGGTGCCCGGCGGCATCTCATCCTTGAAGGAACCGCAGGCCGAGAGCGAGATCAGGTCAGTGACGCCGGCGCGCTTCAGCGCGTCGATATTGGCGCGATAGTTGATGTCGGACGGCGACAGCCGATGACCCCTGTCGTGGCGCGGCAGGAACACGATAGGGACGCCCGCGATGGTGCCGTGCCGCACCGGCGCCGACGGCTCTCCCCAGGGGCTCTGGATCACCTCTTCGTGCGCGCCCTCGAGTCCCGGCAAATCGTAGATGCCGGAGCCGCCGATGATGCCCAATACCGCCTGCGTCATGCCTGCTCCACCCGTTCGCCACGCGCGACATGGTTAAGCTATGCCAGTTTTGCGGCGGTTTTGGAACGGGGAGCTGGGGACGTTGCGAGGAGCGTATGCGCTTGCCGCCTGTTCAGTGTCGTCCCGGCGAAGGCCGGGACGACACTGAAAGTCTTAACTTAAGCCGCGGTCGCAGGCTGCAACTGGGTCGCGACCATCCGCTCCAGCGTCTCGACGGACCGGAAATTCTCCGGCGTGATCTCGGACTGCGGAATGGTGAAGTCGAACTCCGCTTCGACCCCCAGCATCAGATTGACCATATCCATCGAGGTCAGGCCGACATCGACGAGCTTGGCCTGCGGCGTCACATCAGCGGCGAGCGAGTTCTGCTCGAGAATGTCCTTCACCAGCTTGATGATGCGGTTGCGCAAATCGGTATCGAAGACCTGCATCGGCGAATTTCCATCTGTTCATAAAAAGTCGGAGCGGTTGACGGGTACGATGGGCACGGCGGGCCGATCCTGCAATGGTCGGCATCATTACTTCGCGTTTCTTAGTAAACGATGACTCAGATTGTCTGGAATTCGGGCTTCTTCCAGAACCCTAACGTAACAGCGGAAATCCGGGCCATGCAAACAACTCGGCCTTAACTGTTCGTTCGGAATGTCACTTCGTTTACTCTCTATTTCATCGACGAATTTGAATAAAATCCGTAGCCTCGTCTCACAAGCAAAGATGGTCGGAGGATCGCTTCAGCGGCATCGCGAATGGTGCCGGCGACCCTGAACGGCGAAGCGGAGGCGGGAAAGCATGAACGTGCGTGAAGCAGTCCTCACTGTCGACGAAACGCGGACGAGCCTGCTCGAGCAGGGCCCACCCCTCATAGAGCGCGCCGGCCGGACCGCGGCCGTCGCCGCTGCCGACGCTGATGGCGTCGATCGCGACGCCCGCTTTCCCCACAAGGCTTTTGATACCGCGCGGGAGCAAAAGCTGCTCGGCGTCATGATCCCCGTCGAGTATGGCGGCTTCGGTGCCTCGATCTACGACGTCACCGACATCTGCTACACGCTTGGACGCGCCTGCGCCTCGACCGCGATGATCTACGCGATGCACACAACCAAGGTCGCCTGCGTAATCAGGCACGGCCACGGCATTCCCTGGATGGAAACCATGATGCGTCGGGTTGCCCGGGACCAGTGGCTGCTCGCGTCCTCCACCACCGAAGGCCAGAACGGCGGCAACATCCGCGCCAGCGCGGCTGCGGTCGACCAAGCCGGCGACACCGTCTCGCTGGTCCGCGACGCCACCGTGATTTCCTACGGCGCCGAAGCTGATGGTCTCGTCACCATCGCCCGCCGTGCCACCGAGGCCGCTGCCTCCGACCAGGTGTTGCTGGCGCTCGCCAAGGACGACTACTCGCTGAAGCAGACGCAGGGCTGGGAAACGCTCGGCATGCGCGGCACCTGCTCGACCGGCTTCGAGCTCAAGGTCGATTGCCCCGCGGACCGCGTCTTCCCGGAATCCTACGACAAGATCCACGCCCAGACCATGACGCCGTTCGCGCATCTGTGCTGGTCCTCGGCCTGGGCCGGCATTGCCGCCGCCGCCGTGACGCGGGCGCAGGCCTTCGTCCGCAAGGCCGCCCGCACCTCCGGTGGTCAGATGCCGCCCGCCGCCGCGCACTTCACCGCCGCGAAAATGTCGCTGGCCAAACTGCGCGCGCTGATATCAGCCAATCTCGACGCCTTCGCCCGCGCCGAGCATGACGAGCGTGCGCTCGGCTCGCTCGACTTCCAGTCCTCGATCACGCTGTTGAAAGTGCAGGCTTCCGAGCTCGCGGTCGAGACCGTGATGCATGCGATGCGCACCGCGGGTCTTTCCGGCTACCGCAACGATGGCGAGTTCACCATGGGCCGCCACCTGCGCGACGTGCTGTCCTCGCCGATCATGATCAACAACGACCGCATCCTGGCCAATGCCGCGACCGCGACGCTGATGAGCGGCATTCCGGCAAGCCTTCGTGACTGACAACCCTTCGCGACTGACGAGCCTTCGATCAACAATAATAAATTCAGATGGCAGGACCTCGAACATGAACGTTGCTGTTCTTCCCGATTCGCCCGAAACCGCCCCGCAGGCCACAGATCCGCTCGATCATCTCGCCGACAAGCTGTTCCATCCGATGGGTTCGGACGGCGTCTATGCCCGCACCGCGCTCTATGAAGGCGTTGTCGAACGTCTCGCAGCTTTGATTACCAGCAACCGCGAAGCCGGCACCGAAGTAATGCGCTTCCCGCCGGTGATGAGCCGGGCCCAGCTGGAAAAGTCCGGCTACCTCAAGAGCTTTCCGAACCTGCTCGGCTGCGTCTGCGGCCTGCATGGCACTGAACGCGAGATCAACGCCGCGGTGAGCCGCTTCGATGCGGGCGTCGACTGGACCACGTCGCTGTCGCCGGCCGACCTCGTGCTATCGCCCGCCGCCTGCTATCCTGTCTATCCGATCGCCGCGAGCCGGGGCCAGCTGCCGAAGGGCGGCCTGCGCTTCGACGTCGCCGCCGACTGCTTCCGCCGCGAGCCGTCAAAACATCTCGACCGGCTGCAATCGTTCCGGATGCGCGAATATGTCTGCATCGGCACGCCCGACGACGTCGCCGATTTCCGCGAGCGCTGGATGGTGCGCGCGCAGGCGATCGCGACCGATCTCGGCCTGACCTTCCGCGTCGACTACGCCAGCGATCCTTTCTTCGGCCGCGTCGGTCAGATGAAGGCGGTGAGCCAGAAGCAGCAGCAGCTCAAGTTCGAGCTACTGATCCCGCTGCGCTCGGAAGAGCAGCCGACCGCCTGCATGAGCTTCAACTATCACCGCGAACATTTCGGCACGACCTGGGGCATCCAGGACGCCAATGGCGAACCGGCTCATACCGGTTGCGTCGCTTTCGGCATGGATCGCCTGGCCATCGCGATGTTCCACACCCACGGGACCGATCCCTCCGCGTGGCCCGCCAAGGTGCGGGACCTTCTGGGCCTGCAGCCTCAAGTCGCGGCTGACGCTCACGGCGAAGGCTGGCGCTAAGGTAAGAGGCCGACCATTTCCACGGGTAAGACGAGCGTGATCCACACCAAGGTCCGATGCCGCGAGATCACCGAAGTCGACGTCGATGCGGTCGCGGACCTGCTGACGCGCGGCTTCGTCGGCCGCTCGCGCAACTACTGGATCCAAGGGCTGCGCCGACAGGCCTTCCGGCCAGTGCCGGAAGGCTATCCGCGCTTCGGCTACATGCTCGACAATGACGGCGTGCCGGTCGGCGTGCTGCTGCTGATCTACACCACGCGCAAGGATGGCGAGGAAACCGCCATCCACTGCAACCTGTCGAGCTGGTATGTCGAGCCGGCCTACCGCAACTATGCCCCGCTGCTGACCAAGATCGCACAGCGTCACAAGCACGTAACCTATCTCAACATCAGCCCGGCGGTGTGGACCTGGCCGATCATCGAGACGCAGGGCTTTCGCGCCTATTGCCGCGGACTGTTCTTCTCGGTACCGGCGCTGTCGCGCGCCCCACGCTGGAGCAAGATCGAGGTCATCTCCCCGCACGCCAAGCAGGTCCAGGGCCTGTCCGAGGCCGAGACCGAGCTGCTGACGCGGCATGCGCGCTACAATTGTCTCAGCCTAGTCTGCCGCACGCCGAAGGGCACCTTCCCCTTCATCCTGCAACCGGTGCGCATCCGTCGCGGTTTCATCGCACCGCCAGCGATGCAGCTGATCTACTGCCGCAGCGCCGCTGAATATGCCGCCAGCGCCGGTCGCATCGGCCGCCTGCTGCTGCGGCTCGGCAAGATTTCCGTGATCGTCGATTCCAACGAGCCCATTCCCGGCCTCGTCGGTATTTATACCGAGCGACGCGGCCGCAAATATTTCAAGGGCCCGCACCGGCCGCGGCTGGCCGATCTCACGGATACCGAGCTCGTACTGTACGGTCCGTAATAGGGCAGTCCGGCAACATATTCACTGTGGTCCCGGCGGAGGCTTGCCTGGGCCGGGACGACAGCGGGATTTCTTGCACCCTTCTCCGCATCGTCAGTCACTCTCCGTAAACTACGGCGCTTAAGGGAATTTTCCCGCCTCTTCGCTACGCTCAGTGGCTGAATTACGTTGTGTTAAGTCCATTGCCGCCGAGATCCCGCAGACCCCATGATTTCGACCCGCGACAACGAGCTGGGTGTACGCCGCGAACAAGGCCAGGACGGCCTGCTCGCGCTAAGCCAGCTTGCGCTCGACGGCATCGAGCAGGGCGTCTGCGTCTATGACGCCGACAACAGAATCGTGCTGGTCAACCGCCGGTATATCGAGCTTTTCGACATGTCGGCCGACATCGTCCGGCTCGGAACGCGCTACCGCGACGTACTCGCCCACAGCGTCGCACGCGGCAATATTCCGGCAAGTGAGCTCGACGCACTCTACGCTGCGCGGATCGCATTGATCGCAGCCGGCAAGCCGTTTCGCACAAGGCAGACCCTCGCGAGCGGCCTCGTCATAACGCTTGAGCTGAAACCGCTTCCCGACGGCGGCTGGATGACGATCTGCGACGATGTCAGCCGCCTCGCCCGGCTCGAGGTCGAGTTGCAACTGCAGACCGAGCGCAGCCAGCACGCGCTCGCCCACATGTCGCACGGCCTCATCATGTATGACGCCGACGGCCGCGTCGTCGTCTGCAACGAGCGGTTCCTGCAATTCTACGACCTCGACCCCGGAATCGTGAAACCGGGCGTCCCGCACGGCACGGCTATCGAGCACTGGCTGTCGCGCGGCAACAGGGCTGAGATGTCCGGCGACGAGTTCCTGGATGCGCGAATGAACGACGTCCGCATCAGGAGCACGAAAGCCGTGCTCGTGACACGCCATGACGGCCGAAAGGTGCAGGCGGTGTCCCGGTTCATGCCCGACGGCGGCTGGGTCACGGTGCACGAGGACGTCACCGAGCGGCTGCAATATGAGGAGACGCTGAAGCAGCAGAATCTCATGCTGGATGCCGCGCTGGAGAACATGGCGCACGGGCTCGCCTTCTACGACAGCGACATGCGGCTTCGGGTTTGCAACAACACCTACCGGCAAATCTATCTGTTGTCGGAAGAGGAGACGCGCCCAGGCACGCATCTCTCCGAGCTGATCCAGCGGTCGATGGCGAACGGCGCTTTCGCGACCGAGTACAGCCCGCAGCAGGTCCTGGAAGCCGCCCGCGAACAGATCGCGCGCCGCGACTCCTCGCCGATGCGCCGGCGTATGTCGAACGACACGATCATCTCGGTCCGCTACTGCGCGTTGCCCGAAGGGGGCTTCGTCGCCACCTATGAGGACATCACCGAGCGCGAGCACGCGGTCGAGGAGCTGAGCGAGCAGTATCGCCGCTTCGACGCGGCGCTGAACAACATGAGCCAGGGCCTGTGCATGCTCGATTCGAGCTTGCACGTGATCGTCTGCAACCGCCGCTACATCGAGATGTACGGACTGTCGCCCGACATCGTGAAGCCGGGCGTCTCGATGCGCGAGATCATGGAGCATAGCTGCGAGCTCGGCATCCATCCGAACACCACGGCTGCGCGGCTCTATGCAGACTATGTCGAGCGGCTGCGCGAGGGTGAGCACACGCTGCACCGCCATCTGAGCGACGGCCGCATCATCAAGCTCAACCACAAGCGGATGGAGCATGGCGGCTGGGTCGTCACCTACGAGGACGTCACCGAGCGTCACAAGGCCCAGGCCCGGGTGGCGCACATGGCGCAGCACGATTCGCTGACCGACCTGCCCAACCGCACGCTATTCCGCGAAAAGATGGGCGAGGGTTTGAACCAGGTCGCGATCGCCGGCGGCGCCATGGCCGTGCTGTGCTTTGACCTCGACAATTTCAAGACCGTCAACGACCGACTCGGCCACGCCGCCGGCGACCGGTTGCTGCGCTGGGTCGCGACGCGGCTGAAGGAGAATGTCGGCGAACACGACACCGTCGCCCGCCTCGGCGGCGACGAGTTCGCCGTGCTCCAGCGCGGACCGCAGCCGCAATCGGCGGAGCGGCTCGCTCGACGGCTGGTCGAGATCATCGGCCACCCGCCGCCGCTGGAAAGCCAGTCGATCCATGTCGGCGTCTCCGTCGGCATTGCGATCGCGCCCGACCACGGGCTCGACGCTGACGAGTTGATGAAATGCGCGGACCTTGCGCTCTACCAGGCCAAGGCCAAGGGGCGCGGCGCCTATCAGCTGTTCGAGCCCGAGATGGAAGAAGAGGCGCGCAGCCGGCACGCGCTGGAGCACGATCTGCGCGGCGCGCTGGAGGCGAGCGAATTCCATCTGGTGTTCCAGCCGCAGGTGCGGCTCGACACCACCGAGCTGACCGGCTTCGAGGCGCTGCTGCGCTGGAAGCATCCGTCGCGCGGCTTCGTCTCGCCGGCCGAATTCATTCCGATCGCCGAGGAGAACGGGCTGATCGTTCCGATCGGCGAATGGGTGTTGCGCACGGCCTGCGCGACGGCAGCGTCTTGGCCGGATGTCACGGTCGCCGTCAATTTGTCGCCCGTGCAATTCCGCTCGCGCGGGCTGGTGGCGATGGTCACGAGCGCGCTCGCGGAAGCTGGCCTGCCCCCGCAGCGGCTCGAGCTCGAGGTCACCGAGACGGCCTTGCTCGATGACAGCGAAGCCACGATCGGGATCCTGCACCAGCTTCGTTCGCTCGGCATACGCGTCAGCCTGGACGATTTCGGCGTCGGCTATTCCTCGCTGAGCTATCTGCGCAAATTTCCGTTCGATCGCATCAAGATCGACCGCTCTTTCGTCGGCACGCTCGGCGAAAGCCCGGAGAGCGTGGCGATCGTCCGCACCATCGCAAGCCTCGGCTCCGTGCTCGGCGTCGAGACCACGGCGGAGGGCGTGGAGACGATCGAGCAGCTCGATTTCGTGCGTGCATGCGGCTGCACCGCGGTGCAGGGCTATTATTTCGGCAAGCCGTGCCCGGCGGCAGAGGTCGGACGCACCATCGAGACGCTGAACGCGGTCCGCCGGGTGGCGTGAGTTCCTGAAAACAACCCCATGCACAGTAGAACGGCGTTGATTTCAAAGAGGAAATTACGGCGTTTGCAACGCTCCGCGTCCCCTGCGCTCGGCGACGCCGAAGCGTTACCCCGCCGCCGGCAGCGCGCTGTCCGGCGGCGCGCCCCACGGCCGCTCGCCTGACGCCAGTCCGATCAACCTGCCCTGGATGTAGTCGCAACCCCAATCGCGCAGCATGTTGGCGGCTTCCTCGTCCTGCACCCATTCGGCGACGGTCTTGATGTCGAGGCGGCGGGCGAGATCGATCAGGGTCTGCACGAAGGCACGGTCGTCGGCGGAATGGGTGATGTTCTGCACAAAGGCGCCATCGATCTTCACGATGTCCACGCCGAGCTTGCGCAAGTTTCGGAACGAGGTGTAGCCAGCGCCGAAATCGTCGATGGCGATACGGCTGCCGAAATTCTTCAGCCGCGTGACGAAGCCGCGGACGTCGTCGATGTCCTGGATCGCGACCGTCTCGGTAATCTCGACGATCAGCCGCTCGGCGACGCCGGGATGGGCGCGCATCAGCGATTCGATTCCCGCCCACCAGTCGGGGTCCATCGTCGTGTCCGGCGAGATGTTGAGGCTGAGGCGGATGTCGGGCGCGGCCGCGAGTTCGGCGACCACGAGCTCGAGCACGCGGTGATCGACGAGACGGATGAGGCCAAGCCGCTCGGCGACCGGCACGATGTCGGGCGCGAGCAGCACTTGGCCGTCGCCCTGATCCATCCGCACCAGGCATTCGTGGAAGGCGCCCTCGCGCGTCGCGGCCGCCACCACCGGCTCGTAAGCGAGCTTGATGCGGCGCTCGTTCAGCGCGGTGACGATCTCATCGGTGACACGGATGTTGACGCGGCGCTGCGCGTCGCGCTCGGCGTTCGGACGCCAGGTGGCGAACGAGCCGACGCGACGGCGTTTTGCAGCATCCAGCGTCTCGTGGGCGCGGTTGATCGCCTCATCGGTATTGCGGGCATAGCGCGGCAGGCTGACCGCGCCGATCGAGACCGTGACCGAGACCGGGCCGGATTTGGTCGGCACCACCTCGTCGCGGATGCCGGTGAGAAAGCGCTCGGCGGCGACGTTCAT
Protein-coding sequences here:
- the mtnA gene encoding S-methyl-5-thioribose-1-phosphate isomerase, with product MKVDGKHFRSIWRERDGWSVGAIDQRRLPHEFVVEQLGSCYDAAVAIRDMLVRGAPLIGATAAYGMALAMRADPSDGGLRRAYETLIVTRPTAINLKWALDEMRAALVPIDPVERAEAAYVRADEIVEQDVEINRGIAASGLPLIEAILARKKPGETVNVLTHCNAGWLATVDWGTATAPIYLAHERGIKIHVWVDETRPRNQGASLTAWELGHHGVPHTVIPDNTGGHLMQHGMVDLAIVGTDRVAANGDVCNKIGTYLKALAAYDNSVPFYVALPSPTIDFAVNDGIKDIPIEQRSGTEVTDMTGRTADGRLETVRIVPEGSPVANYAFDVTPARLVTGLITERGVLKPDRASLAAAFPERIAAAAE
- a CDS encoding S-methyl-5'-thioadenosine phosphorylase, coding for MTQAVLGIIGGSGIYDLPGLEGAHEEVIQSPWGEPSAPVRHGTIAGVPIVFLPRHDRGHRLSPSDINYRANIDALKRAGVTDLISLSACGSFKDEMPPGTFVLVDQFVDRTHKRESSFFGKGCVAHVSMAHPVSPRLRIHLAAAAEAEGLAIARGGTYVCMEGPQFSTYAESMTYKTLGYSVIGMTNMPEAKLAREAEMCYATVAMVTDFDCWHPDHDAVTVQDIIRVLTSNADKAKALVARLAKDFPREHEPCPIGSDRALDTALITAPDARDPELLKKLDAVAGRILRA
- a CDS encoding phosphopantetheine-binding protein, yielding MQVFDTDLRNRIIKLVKDILEQNSLAADVTPQAKLVDVGLTSMDMVNLMLGVEAEFDFTIPQSEITPENFRSVETLERMVATQLQPATAA
- a CDS encoding acyl-CoA dehydrogenase family protein, translated to MNVREAVLTVDETRTSLLEQGPPLIERAGRTAAVAAADADGVDRDARFPHKAFDTAREQKLLGVMIPVEYGGFGASIYDVTDICYTLGRACASTAMIYAMHTTKVACVIRHGHGIPWMETMMRRVARDQWLLASSTTEGQNGGNIRASAAAVDQAGDTVSLVRDATVISYGAEADGLVTIARRATEAAASDQVLLALAKDDYSLKQTQGWETLGMRGTCSTGFELKVDCPADRVFPESYDKIHAQTMTPFAHLCWSSAWAGIAAAAVTRAQAFVRKAARTSGGQMPPAAAHFTAAKMSLAKLRALISANLDAFARAEHDERALGSLDFQSSITLLKVQASELAVETVMHAMRTAGLSGYRNDGEFTMGRHLRDVLSSPIMINNDRILANAATATLMSGIPASLRD
- a CDS encoding amino acid--[acyl-carrier-protein] ligase, translating into MNVAVLPDSPETAPQATDPLDHLADKLFHPMGSDGVYARTALYEGVVERLAALITSNREAGTEVMRFPPVMSRAQLEKSGYLKSFPNLLGCVCGLHGTEREINAAVSRFDAGVDWTTSLSPADLVLSPAACYPVYPIAASRGQLPKGGLRFDVAADCFRREPSKHLDRLQSFRMREYVCIGTPDDVADFRERWMVRAQAIATDLGLTFRVDYASDPFFGRVGQMKAVSQKQQQLKFELLIPLRSEEQPTACMSFNYHREHFGTTWGIQDANGEPAHTGCVAFGMDRLAIAMFHTHGTDPSAWPAKVRDLLGLQPQVAADAHGEGWR
- a CDS encoding acyl-CoA acyltransferase; translated protein: MIHTKVRCREITEVDVDAVADLLTRGFVGRSRNYWIQGLRRQAFRPVPEGYPRFGYMLDNDGVPVGVLLLIYTTRKDGEETAIHCNLSSWYVEPAYRNYAPLLTKIAQRHKHVTYLNISPAVWTWPIIETQGFRAYCRGLFFSVPALSRAPRWSKIEVISPHAKQVQGLSEAETELLTRHARYNCLSLVCRTPKGTFPFILQPVRIRRGFIAPPAMQLIYCRSAAEYAASAGRIGRLLLRLGKISVIVDSNEPIPGLVGIYTERRGRKYFKGPHRPRLADLTDTELVLYGP
- a CDS encoding PAS-domain containing protein; translation: MISTRDNELGVRREQGQDGLLALSQLALDGIEQGVCVYDADNRIVLVNRRYIELFDMSADIVRLGTRYRDVLAHSVARGNIPASELDALYAARIALIAAGKPFRTRQTLASGLVITLELKPLPDGGWMTICDDVSRLARLEVELQLQTERSQHALAHMSHGLIMYDADGRVVVCNERFLQFYDLDPGIVKPGVPHGTAIEHWLSRGNRAEMSGDEFLDARMNDVRIRSTKAVLVTRHDGRKVQAVSRFMPDGGWVTVHEDVTERLQYEETLKQQNLMLDAALENMAHGLAFYDSDMRLRVCNNTYRQIYLLSEEETRPGTHLSELIQRSMANGAFATEYSPQQVLEAAREQIARRDSSPMRRRMSNDTIISVRYCALPEGGFVATYEDITEREHAVEELSEQYRRFDAALNNMSQGLCMLDSSLHVIVCNRRYIEMYGLSPDIVKPGVSMREIMEHSCELGIHPNTTAARLYADYVERLREGEHTLHRHLSDGRIIKLNHKRMEHGGWVVTYEDVTERHKAQARVAHMAQHDSLTDLPNRTLFREKMGEGLNQVAIAGGAMAVLCFDLDNFKTVNDRLGHAAGDRLLRWVATRLKENVGEHDTVARLGGDEFAVLQRGPQPQSAERLARRLVEIIGHPPPLESQSIHVGVSVGIAIAPDHGLDADELMKCADLALYQAKAKGRGAYQLFEPEMEEEARSRHALEHDLRGALEASEFHLVFQPQVRLDTTELTGFEALLRWKHPSRGFVSPAEFIPIAEENGLIVPIGEWVLRTACATAASWPDVTVAVNLSPVQFRSRGLVAMVTSALAEAGLPPQRLELEVTETALLDDSEATIGILHQLRSLGIRVSLDDFGVGYSSLSYLRKFPFDRIKIDRSFVGTLGESPESVAIVRTIASLGSVLGVETTAEGVETIEQLDFVRACGCTAVQGYYFGKPCPAAEVGRTIETLNAVRRVA
- a CDS encoding bifunctional diguanylate cyclase/phosphodiesterase, with amino-acid sequence MTPALPQASEILAALGQAVFVWDIASDVIVWGEQAGAIFPGIPAERLATGAEFAKLIEPAQTLRSAALAQTSAVHGADGTPYRVEYGVRMSASDPVVWIEETGRWFAGADGRPVRAIGSVRINNERHARDEELTKLARLDPLTGELNRSHLIAALAEAIEETTRFRSTAAFMLVGIDHLARVNDAFGFDVADAVILDVARRIRARLRGGDVLGRFSGNKFGLILKNCTVDDMNVAAERFLTGIRDEVVPTKSGPVSVTVSIGAVSLPRYARNTDEAINRAHETLDAAKRRRVGSFATWRPNAERDAQRRVNIRVTDEIVTALNERRIKLAYEPVVAAATREGAFHECLVRMDQGDGQVLLAPDIVPVAERLGLIRLVDHRVLELVVAELAAAPDIRLSLNISPDTTMDPDWWAGIESLMRAHPGVAERLIVEITETVAIQDIDDVRGFVTRLKNFGSRIAIDDFGAGYTSFRNLRKLGVDIVKIDGAFVQNITHSADDRAFVQTLIDLARRLDIKTVAEWVQDEEAANMLRDWGCDYIQGRLIGLASGERPWGAPPDSALPAAG